The Brassica napus cultivar Da-Ae chromosome C7, Da-Ae, whole genome shotgun sequence genome has a segment encoding these proteins:
- the LOC106410055 gene encoding cytochrome P450 71B17-like isoform X1 — MLVHLGFIPVTVISSKEAAEEVLKTHDLDCCSRPKLVGTKLISRGFKDIGFTPYSEEWKERRKFLVRELFCFKKVQSFGYIREEECNLLVQKLSESAVDQSPVDLSKTLFWLTASIVFRVAFGQSFHEGQLIDKEKVVELIFEAETAQASLTCSDFFPIAGLGWLVDWLSGQHKRLHDVFFKLDALLQRVMDDHMHPGRSKGDITDLMLDVMHKQGKDDALKLTLDHIKNSQETLK; from the exons ATGCTTGTCCACTTAGGTTTCATCCCTGTAACTGTAATCTCATCGAAAGAAGCAGCTGAAGAAGTACTCAAAACTCATGACCTAGACTGTTGCAGCAGGCCTAAGCTTGTCGGAACGAAGCTAATCTCTCGGGGTTTTAAAGATATCGGTTTCACGCCGTACAGTGAAGAGTGGAAAGAGCGGCGTAAGTTCTTGGTACGTGAGTTGTTCTGTTTCAAAAAAGTTCAATCTTTTGGATATATCAGAGAGGAAGAGTGTAACTTGCTAGTCCAGAAACTATCTGAATCTGCGGTGGATCAATCTCCAGTAGATTTGAGCAAAACCCTTTTCTGGCTAACCGCGAGTATAGTGTTTAGAGTTGCATTCGGACAGAGCTTCCACGAGGGCCAGCTAATTGATAAAGAAAAGGTCGTCGAGCTTATATTCGAAGCCGAGACAGCTCAAGCTAGTTTAACTTGTTCTGATTTTTTTCCCATCGCGGGACTTGGATGGCTCGTTGACTGGCTTTCAGGACAACACAAGAGGCTCCACGATGTCTTCTTCAAGCTTGATGCTCTATTACAACGCGTGATGGATGATCATATGCATCCAGGAAGATCAAAAGGGGATATCACTGATTTGATGTTGGATGTAATGCATAAACAAGGCAAAGATGATGCCTTGAAGCTCACGTTAGATCATATCAAG AACTCGCAAGAAACCCTAAAGtga
- the LOC106410055 gene encoding cytochrome P450 71B17-like isoform X2, with protein MLVHLGFIPVTVISSKEAAEEVLKTHDLDCCSRPKLVGTKLISRGFKDIGFTPYSEEWKERRKFLVRELFCFKKVQSFGYIREEECNLLVQKLSESAVDQSPVDLSKTLFWLTASIVFRVAFGQSFHEGQLIDKEKVVELIFEAETAQASLTCSDFFPIAGLGWLVDWLSGQHKRLHDVFFKLDALLQRVMDDHMHPGRSKGDITDLMLDVMHKQGKDDALKLTLDHIKELLP; from the exons ATGCTTGTCCACTTAGGTTTCATCCCTGTAACTGTAATCTCATCGAAAGAAGCAGCTGAAGAAGTACTCAAAACTCATGACCTAGACTGTTGCAGCAGGCCTAAGCTTGTCGGAACGAAGCTAATCTCTCGGGGTTTTAAAGATATCGGTTTCACGCCGTACAGTGAAGAGTGGAAAGAGCGGCGTAAGTTCTTGGTACGTGAGTTGTTCTGTTTCAAAAAAGTTCAATCTTTTGGATATATCAGAGAGGAAGAGTGTAACTTGCTAGTCCAGAAACTATCTGAATCTGCGGTGGATCAATCTCCAGTAGATTTGAGCAAAACCCTTTTCTGGCTAACCGCGAGTATAGTGTTTAGAGTTGCATTCGGACAGAGCTTCCACGAGGGCCAGCTAATTGATAAAGAAAAGGTCGTCGAGCTTATATTCGAAGCCGAGACAGCTCAAGCTAGTTTAACTTGTTCTGATTTTTTTCCCATCGCGGGACTTGGATGGCTCGTTGACTGGCTTTCAGGACAACACAAGAGGCTCCACGATGTCTTCTTCAAGCTTGATGCTCTATTACAACGCGTGATGGATGATCATATGCATCCAGGAAGATCAAAAGGGGATATCACTGATTTGATGTTGGATGTAATGCATAAACAAGGCAAAGATGATGCCTTGAAGCTCACGTTAGATCATATCAAG GAGCTCTTACCATGA
- the LOC106408521 gene encoding cytochrome P450 71B20-like: protein MSVRIPLFSCSETTPCSSSFTPKGNNGSHKSSQGYNIPPKTQILVNAGAIGRDPKLWTNPEEFNPERFINSPVDYRGQYFELLPFGSGRRICPGMPMGMATVELGLLNLLYFFDWSLPDGITHEDIDTEEAGTLTFLFFEQPAGTLTIVKKVPLKLVPIRVM from the coding sequence atgtccgtcagaataccgctgttttcttgtagtgagactACACCATGCAGTTCCTCTTTTACTCCCAAGGGAAACAATGGTTCACATAAAAGCTCTCAAGGCTACAATATTCCCCCTAAGACACAGATCTTGGTCAACGCTGGTGCTATAGGAAGAGACCCCAAACTCTGGACTAACCCGGAAGAGTTTAACCCAGAGAGGTTTATCAATAGCCCTGTGGATTATAGAGGACAATACTTCGAGCTCTTACCATTTGGCTCTGGTAGAAGGATATGCCCTGGTATGCCCATGGGGATGGCTACTGTCGAGTTGGGACTCTTGAACTTGCTTTACTTCTTTGATTGGAGTTTGCCTGATGGGATTACACATGAAGATATTGATACAGAAGAAGCTGGTACtcttacttttcttttttttgagcaaccaGCTGGTACTCTTACTATCGTCAAGAAAGTACCTCTTAAGCTTGTTCCAATTCGAGTTATGTGA
- the LOC125589724 gene encoding uncharacterized protein LOC125589724, translating to MAEPDDSSTKDKPGWINGEDTDLKPADETEDELEPAEESMLELKPAEVIVDELDELSELSDTSLELNELSDTEDGAGLVAGRNEHFSVQRKIHNKFNLGRFYTKFDQTFPQSISSPFSSRMPRGSQQGSLGRAWEK from the coding sequence ATGGCTGAGCCAGATGATTCTTCAACAAAAGACAAACCAGGATGGATTAATGGTGAGGATACTGATCTAAAACCAGCTGATGAGACTGAGGACGAGCTGGAACCAGCTGAAGAGAGTATGCTTGAGCTGAAACCAGCTGAAGTGATAGTAGATGAgctagatgagctgagtgagctaagtgatactagcttggagctgaatgagctaagtgacactgaagatggagctggtttagTTGCTGGGCGAAATGAGCATTTTTCAGtccaaagaaaaattcataacaaattcaatttgggtcggttttacaccaaattcgaCCAGACCTTTCCTCAGTCCATTTCAAGCCCATTCTCATCAAGAATGCCAAGAGGGAGTCAGCAAGGAAGTCTTGGTCGTGCATGGGAAAAATAA
- the LOC106408149 gene encoding cytochrome P450 71B19-like → MEKILLPTLFLAFTLYGEEWKERRELAVRELFCLKKVHSFRHIREEECNFLVKKLSESAADGSPVDLSKALFWLTASILFRVAFGQNFHESKFIDKEKIKELVFEAETALGSFTCSDFFPVAGLGWLVDWLSGQHKRRNDVFFKLDDLFQRVIDDHLTP, encoded by the exons ATGGAAAAG ATATTATTACCAACTTTATTTCTTGCTTTCACGCTGTACGGTGAAGAGTGGAAGGAGCGGCGCGAGTTAGCCGTGCGTGAGCTGTTCTGCCTCAAAAAGGTTCACTCTTTTAGGCATATTCGAGAGGAAGAATGTAACTTTCTAGTCAAGAAACTGTCGGAATCCGCCGCGGATGGGTCTCCCGTTGACTTAAGCAAAGCCCTTTTCTGGCTAACCGCGAGTATCCTGTTTCGAGTTGCCTTCGGACAAAACTTCCACGAGAGCAAGTTTATCGATAAAGAGAAGATCAAAGAGCTAGTGTTCGAAGCAGAGACTGCCCTAGGTAGTTTCACTTGCTCTGATTTCTTCCCAGTTGCTGGACTTGGATGGCTCGTTGACTGGCTTTCAGGACAACACAAGCGGCGCAATGATGTTTTCTTCAAGCTTGATGATCTGTTTCAACGTGTGATCGATGATCATTTGACTCCTTGA
- the LOC106407674 gene encoding cytochrome P450 71B20-like — protein MEQTESNFIFFSLFYSINKKIMAISLLCFCLVTLVTLILIVKKIKHSKWNLPPNPPKFPVIGNLHQIGELPHRSLERLARKYGPVMLLHFGFVPVVVVSSREAAEEVLRTHDLDCCSRPKLVGTRLLSRDFKDIAFTPYDEEWKERRKLAVRELFCLKKVQSFRYIREEECSFMVKKLSESAVSRTPVDLSKALFWLTASILFRIALGQNFYESKFIDKEKIEELVFEAETALGSFTCSDFFPLAGFGWLVDRLSGQHKRLNDVFLKLDDLFQRVIDDHKSPGRSKEHEDIIDAMLDVLHKQDESDSLTFTVDHIRGVVSNIFLAGIDTGAINMIWAMTELARNPKLMKKVQGEIRESLGNNKMTITEEDIDKVPYLKMVIKETFRLHHAVPLLLPRETVVHIKVQGYDIPPGRQILVNAGAIGRDPKLWTNPDEFNPERFIDKPVDYRGQHFEFLPFGSGRRICPGMPMGMAIVELGLLNLLYFFDWSLPDGMTIDDIDMEEAGTLTIVKKVPLKLVPVRVM, from the exons ATGGAACAAACAGAGAgcaatttcattttcttttctctattctatagcataaacaaaaaaataatggcGATCTCTTTGCTCTGTTTTTGCCTCGTTACTCTCGTTACACTAATCTTAATCGTAAAGAAGATTAAACACTCTAAATGGAATCTTCCTCCAAACCCACCTAAGTTTCCGGTCATCGGAAACTTACACCAAATCGGAGAACTGCCTCACAGGTCACTTGAACGTCTCGCCAGAAAATACGGACCTGTGATGCTTCTTCACTTTGGTTTTGTTCCTGTGGTTGTGGTCTCATCGAGAGAAGCAGCTGAAGAAGTGCTTAGAACCCATGACCTAGACTGTTGCAGCAGGCCTAAGCTTGTCGGGACAAGGCTGCTCTCACGGGACTTTAAAGATATCGCTTTCACGCCGTACGATGAAGAGTGGAAGGAGCGGCGCAAGTTAGCCGTGCGTGAGCTGTTCTGCCTCAAAAAGGTTCAGTCCTTTAGGTATATTAGAGAGGAAGAGTGTAGCTTTATGGTCAAGAAACTTTCGGAATCCGCCGTGTCTCGAACTCCGGTTGATTTGAGCAAAGCCCTTTTCTGGCTAACCGCGAGTATCTTGTTTAGAATTGCCTTAGGACAAAACTTCTACGAGAGCAAGTTTATCGATAAAGAGAAGATTGAAGAGCTAGTGTTCGAAGCTGAGACTGCCCTAGGTAGCTTCACTTGCTCCGATTTCTTCCCATTAGCTGGATTTGGATGGCTCGTTGACCGGCTTTCAGGACAGCACAAGAGGCTCAACGATGTTTTCTTGAAGCTCGATGATCTGTTTCAACGTGTGATCGATGATCATAAGAGTCCTGGAAGATCAAAAGAACACGAAGACATCATCGATGCTATGTTGGATGTGCTTCATAAACAAGACGAGAGTGATTCCTTGACTTTCACGGTAGATCATATCAGGGGGGTCGTCAGT aaTATATTTCTGGCAGGAATAGACACAGGGGCCATCAACATGATATGGGCAATGACGGAGCTCGCTAGAAACCCTAAACTGATGAAGAAAGTTCAAGGCGAGATCCGAGAAAGCCTTGGCAACAACAAGATGACAATCACGGAAGAGGATATCGATAAAGTTCCTTATTTAAAGATGGTGATCAAAGAAACATTCAGACTACACCATGCAGTTCCTCTTCTACTCCCAAGGGAAACAGTTGTTCACATCAAAGTTCAAGGCTATGATATTCCCCCAGGGAGACAGATCCTGGTCAACGCTGGTGCCATAGGAAGAGACCCCAAACTCTGGACTAACCCGGACGAGTTTAACCCCGAGAGGTTCATCGATAAGCCTGTGGATTATAGAGGACAACATTTCGAGTTCTTACCATTTGGCTCTGGTAGAAGGATATGTCCTGGGATGCCCATGGGGATGGCTATTGTCGAGTTAGGACTCTTGAACTTGCTTTACTTCTTTGATTGGAGTTTGCCTGATGGGATGACCATTGACGACATAGACATGGAAGAAGCTGGTACTCTTACTATCGTCAAGAAAGTACCTCTTAAGCTTGTTCCCGTTCGAGTTATgtaa